CTTCACCAGTGAGTGAGCTGAAGAACCCTGATGAGGTCACGTTTATCTGCTCTGTGGTGACATTCAGTGACAGATGTAAACACAGAGTGAAGTGGATGAATGAGGGCAAAGAGAACGATGTGGTGACATTACAGCGTCCATGTTCAGCCTGGTTGATGATTAAGAAATCTCACGTTGATCAGAAGTCTTATGAGTTATTGAAATGTAAAGTGACTGATGGTTACACTAGAAGAGTGCATCAGTTCCCCTTCCTTCGTCCTCAGGTGAGAACATGAAGAGCTGTTTAAAATCTCTTGTGGATGATTAACCAAAGAAGTGGTTCATGTTGGAGCTTTTAAAACCACATCGTTCTCTAACCCTCGGACTCCCTTCAGCCCTTCCCTCCTCAGACTGGCAGGTTCTGTTTGGACCTTCAGGATGACGAAGAACTCTGGAAAACAGAGAATGACTCACATTTGATAACTTATTAACATTATCACAACCCTACGTATTAATTATACAgtcatatgttttatatttatcaaCAGCAGCATCTGTGGAACATTCCTTCTTCACCGTCAGAGCTGGAGATGAAGTCACTTTGCCTTGTGAGAACGTGACACCTGATCAGGACGAGTGTGACAGGACTACTTGGCTCTTCATTGGTTCAGGAAAGGCAGAAATACTGTTTGACGATGGGAAGATTCATAAAGGAGCAGAATATAAATCAGACAGACTGAGTGTTTCAGAGAATTGTTCTCTGGTCATAAAGAAGGTctcagatgaagatgaaggtctTTATCAGTGCAGAGAgcgaaaagaaaatcaagatgCTGTGGTTTTTCTCTCTGTCGTCACCAGTGAGTATTCATATCACAATGTTTTCAAACTGTCTCCTTAGATCAATATCCtgcaacattataataataatctcaacGTCTCCGTCTTCACCAGTGAGTGAGCTGAAGAACCCTGATGAGGTCACGTTTATCTGCTCTGTGGTGACATTCAGTGACAGATGTTACCACACAGTGAAGTGGATGAATGAGGGCAAAGAGAacgatgtggtgacatcacAGCGTCCATGTTCAGCCTGGTTGATGATTAAGAAATCTCACGTTGATCAGAAGTCTTATGAGTTATTGAAATGTGAAGTGACTGATGGTGTCACgccggagcactaatgaaagaacccaaatgcacgacccgaggcagagagtaaagttcacaaggattcctttattgataaaggtaatattgcaacaggatagagtctctggagaaggaccgccgaaggttctcccgatgtaactggggagggactgaggccggtcggcaaggctctgacccgctgtggtgagagcagctgtctcactcaggggagagtagaatcgtcaacgtaaacagtccagggtcattcacaggaaggcagtcaaactcggcagaggtacaggcagggatcgggcttactcggaaacgaagggacgtcggaatcagaacaggatatcaggcaggaagaccgctggtaagttgactcacaggtgaagaaaaacgaactggcaacgagacaagtgaagcacagagtatatatacacactgggaggggagttaacgagacacaggtgaaacacatcagggcagggagaggtaatcacatatgaggaagtaaagacagcagacatgacacaggaggatgatttcaaagtacaacaggaagtgacaagacaacaaaaataaaagcactaccgtctagtgacggttgtgacagATGGTGACAGTGGAAGCGTGCATCAGTTCCCCTTCCTTCGTCCTCCGTCCTCAGGTGAGAACATGAAGAGCTGTTTAAAATCTCTTGTGGATGATTAACCAAAGAAGTGGTTCATGTTGGAGCTTTTAAAACCACATCGTTCTCTAACCCTCGGACTCCCTTCAGCCCTTCCCTCCTCAGACTGGCAGGTTCTGTTTGGACCTTCAGGATGACGAAGAACTCTGGAAAACAGAGAATGACTCACATTTGATAACTTATTAACATTATCACAACCCTACATATTAATTATACAGTCATATGTTTTATATCTGTCAACAGCAGCATCTGTGGAACATTCCTTCTTCACCGTCAGAGCTGGAGATGAAGTCACTTTGCTTTGTGAGAACGTGACACCTGATCAGGACGAGTGTGACAGGACTACTTGGCTCTTCATTGGTTCAGGAAATAGAGAAACACTGTTTGAATATGGGAAGATTCATAAAGAAGCAGAAGATAAATCAGACAGACTGAGTGTTTCAGAGAATTGTTCTCTGGTCATAAAGAAGGTctcagatgaagatgaaggtctTTATCAGTGCAGAGAgcgaaaagaaaatcaagatgCTGTGGTTTTTCTCTCTGTCGTCACCAGTGAGTATTCACATCATAATGTTTTCAAACTGTCTCCTTAGATCAATATCCtgcaacattataataataatctcaacGTCTCCGTCTTCACCAGTGAGTGAGCTGAAGAACCCTGATGAGGTCACGTTTATCTGCTCTGTGTTGACATTCAGTGACAGATGTAGACACAGAGTGAAGTGGATGAATGAGGGCAAAGAGAacgatgtggtgacatcacAGCGTCCATGTTCAGCCTGGTTGATGATTAAGAAATCTCACGTTGATCAGAAGTCTTATGAGTTATTGAAATGTGAAGTGACTGATGGTTACAGTGGAAGAGTGCATCAGTTCCCCTTCCTTCGTCCTCCGTCCTCAGGTGAGAACATGAAGAGCTGTTTAAAATCTCTTGTGGATGATTAACCAAAGAAGTGGTTCATGTTGGAGCTTTTAAAACCACATCGTTCTCTAACCCTCGGACTCCCTTCAGCCCTTCCCTCCTCAGACTGACAGGTTCTGTTTGGACCTTCAGGATGACGAAGAACTCTGGAAAACAGAGAATGACTCACATTTGATAACTTATTAACATTATCACAACCCTACATATTAATTATACAgtcatatgttttatatttatcaaCAGCAGCATCTGTGGAACATTCCTTCTTCAC
The nucleotide sequence above comes from Cyclopterus lumpus isolate fCycLum1 chromosome 24, fCycLum1.pri, whole genome shotgun sequence. Encoded proteins:
- the LOC117727772 gene encoding uncharacterized protein LOC117727772 isoform X1, whose translation is MAELRRIVTSSFLMLQVLSSTAASVEHSFFTVRAGDEVTLPCENVTPDQDECDRTTWLFIGSGKAEILFDDGKIHKGAEYKSDRLSVSENCSLVIKKVSDEDEGLYQCRERKENQDAVVFLSVVTMSELKNPDEVTFICSVVTFSDRCYHTVKWMNEGKENDVVTSQRPCSAWLMIKKSHVDQKSYELLKCEVTDGDSGSVHQFPFLRPPSSAASVEHSFFTVRAGDEVTLLCENVTPDQDECDRTTWLFIGSGNRETLFEYGKIHKEAEDKSDRLSVSENCSLVIKKVSDEDEGLYQCRERKENQDAVVFLSVVTMSELKNPDEVTFICSVLTFSDRCRHRVKWMNEGKENDVVTSQRPCSAWLMIKKSHVDQKSYELLKCEVTDGYSGRVHQFPFLRPPSSAASVEHSFFTVRAGDEVTLLCGNVTPDQDECNRITWFFIGSGKAEILFKYGKIHKGAEYKSDRLSVSENCSLVIKKVSVEDGGRYDCREFRTGTQEHAAVHLSVVTMSEQKNPDEVTFICSVLTFSDRCNHRVKWMNEGKENDVVTSQRPCSAWLTIKKSHVDQKSYELLKCEVTDGDSGRVHQFPFLRPPSSVRSEKDINQTDQALPSSDWTRSIVVVLGLAALIMSVVTVNIWTRTKVNKRLMEEVTERHEEEEEEEKEEEEEEEEEEEEEEEDGIYDDIGEASASVSLD
- the LOC117727772 gene encoding uncharacterized protein LOC117727772 isoform X2 — protein: MAELRRIVTSSFLMLQVLSSTASVEHSFFTVRAGDEVTLPCENVTPDQDECDRTTWLFIGSGKAEILFDDGKIHKGAEYKSDRLSVSENCSLVIKKVSDEDEGLYQCRERKENQDAVVFLSVVTMSELKNPDEVTFICSVVTFSDRCYHTVKWMNEGKENDVVTSQRPCSAWLMIKKSHVDQKSYELLKCEVTDGDSGSVHQFPFLRPPSSAASVEHSFFTVRAGDEVTLLCENVTPDQDECDRTTWLFIGSGNRETLFEYGKIHKEAEDKSDRLSVSENCSLVIKKVSDEDEGLYQCRERKENQDAVVFLSVVTMSELKNPDEVTFICSVLTFSDRCRHRVKWMNEGKENDVVTSQRPCSAWLMIKKSHVDQKSYELLKCEVTDGYSGRVHQFPFLRPPSSAASVEHSFFTVRAGDEVTLLCGNVTPDQDECNRITWFFIGSGKAEILFKYGKIHKGAEYKSDRLSVSENCSLVIKKVSVEDGGRYDCREFRTGTQEHAAVHLSVVTMSEQKNPDEVTFICSVLTFSDRCNHRVKWMNEGKENDVVTSQRPCSAWLTIKKSHVDQKSYELLKCEVTDGDSGRVHQFPFLRPPSSVRSEKDINQTDQALPSSDWTRSIVVVLGLAALIMSVVTVNIWTRTKVNKRLMEEVTERHEEEEEEEKEEEEEEEEEEEEEEEDGIYDDIGEASASVSLD